One Georgenia wutianyii DNA segment encodes these proteins:
- the hemQ gene encoding hydrogen peroxide-dependent heme synthase: MSDQPTSAYVMYSVFRAVLPLPEDDAARGAMVSEALESVESVPGLTVRGWYDVAGFRADADVMVWWWAEDVEAVQEAYHRLLASRLGAVLEPVWSQVGTHREAEFNRSHLPSFIMGEEPRGYLCVYPFVRSYEWYLLPPEERSTMLREHGLAARDYGDVRANTISSFALGDYEWLLGFEADDLGRIVDLMRELRNTEARRHVREEVPFFTGPRRELGDLIDRLPRG; encoded by the coding sequence ATGTCCGACCAGCCCACCAGCGCCTACGTGATGTACAGCGTCTTCCGTGCGGTCCTGCCGCTCCCGGAGGACGACGCCGCCCGCGGCGCGATGGTCAGCGAGGCGCTCGAGTCGGTGGAGTCGGTGCCCGGCCTCACCGTGCGCGGCTGGTACGACGTCGCGGGCTTCCGCGCCGACGCCGACGTCATGGTGTGGTGGTGGGCCGAGGACGTCGAGGCGGTGCAGGAGGCCTACCACCGGCTGCTCGCCAGCCGCCTCGGTGCGGTCCTCGAGCCGGTGTGGTCCCAGGTGGGCACCCACCGCGAGGCGGAGTTCAACCGCTCCCACCTGCCCTCGTTCATCATGGGCGAGGAGCCGCGCGGCTACCTGTGCGTCTACCCGTTCGTCCGCAGCTACGAGTGGTACCTCCTGCCGCCCGAGGAGCGCAGCACGATGCTGCGCGAGCACGGGCTGGCCGCCCGCGACTACGGGGACGTCCGCGCGAACACGATCTCCTCGTTCGCGCTCGGGGACTACGAGTGGCTGCTCGGCTTCGAGGCCGACGACCTCGGCCGGATCGTCGACCTCATGCGCGAGCTGCGCAACACCGAGGCGCGCCGCCACGTCCGTGAGGAGGTCCCGTTCTTCACCGGGCCGCGCCGCGAGCTCGGCGACCTCATCGACCGCCTCCCGCGGGGCTAG
- a CDS encoding Rv2578c family radical SAM protein: MRWDGQDITEDDGAALPGLRRMAGLLRTVRTPEFAGITFHEVAARSVLNRVPEGSRMPFRWTVNPFRGCSHACVYCFARATHRYLDLDTGADFDSQIIVKVNAAEVLRRELAKPSWAREQVALGTNTDPYQRAEGRYRLMPGIIQALAESGTPLSILTKGTLLRRDLPLLREAAGQVPVSLGVSLAFADEELQQLVEPGTPTPRARLDLVRAIRDAGLECHVMVAPVLPWLTDSREHLDALLGAVADAGATSATVFAAHLRPGVRDWYLQWLRQHRPALVADYRRLYGRGSYVPTEYRTWLAERARPLLRAHGLDRPSALRLPDDSAPAEPAAPAPAPPAQAALF, encoded by the coding sequence GTGCGGTGGGACGGGCAGGACATCACGGAGGACGACGGCGCGGCGCTGCCCGGGCTGCGGCGGATGGCCGGGCTGCTGCGCACCGTGCGCACGCCGGAGTTCGCCGGCATCACCTTCCACGAGGTGGCCGCGCGCTCGGTCCTCAACCGCGTGCCCGAGGGCTCGCGGATGCCGTTCCGCTGGACGGTCAACCCGTTCCGCGGGTGCAGCCACGCCTGCGTCTACTGCTTCGCCCGCGCCACCCACCGGTACCTCGACCTCGACACCGGCGCGGACTTCGACTCCCAGATCATCGTCAAGGTCAACGCCGCGGAGGTGCTGCGCCGGGAGCTGGCCAAGCCGTCGTGGGCCCGCGAGCAGGTGGCGCTGGGCACGAACACCGACCCCTACCAGCGGGCCGAGGGCCGCTACCGCCTCATGCCCGGGATCATCCAGGCCCTCGCGGAGTCCGGGACACCGCTCTCGATCCTCACCAAGGGCACCCTCCTGCGCCGTGACCTCCCGCTCCTGCGCGAGGCCGCCGGCCAGGTGCCGGTGTCCCTCGGGGTCTCCCTCGCCTTCGCCGACGAGGAGCTCCAGCAGCTCGTCGAGCCCGGCACCCCGACCCCGCGCGCCCGCCTCGACCTCGTCCGCGCGATCCGCGACGCCGGCCTGGAGTGCCACGTCATGGTCGCGCCCGTCCTGCCCTGGCTCACCGACTCGCGCGAGCACCTCGACGCGCTCCTCGGCGCCGTCGCGGACGCCGGGGCGACGTCGGCCACCGTCTTCGCCGCGCACCTGCGCCCCGGGGTGCGGGACTGGTACCTCCAGTGGCTCCGGCAGCACCGGCCCGCGCTCGTCGCCGACTATCGGCGGCTGTACGGCCGCGGCTCCTACGTCCCCACCGAGTACCGCACCTGGCTCGCCGAACGGGCCCGGCCGCTCCTGCGCGCGCACGGGCTGGACCGACCCTCGGCCCTACGCCTGCCGGACGACAGCGCCCCCGCCGAGCCCGCAGCGCCGGCGCCCGCGCCGCCCGCCCAGGCGGCGCTCTTCTGA
- a CDS encoding NUDIX hydrolase, whose product MDRDQATARADLDRLVARAAAGGLGPPAEVHRFDPRTQGDYRPAAVLLLFTPTTAPGSGFPGLDLFLVQRSPLLRHHPGQIALPGGRADAQDAGPAQTALREAHEEIGLAADRVEVLGLLAPVAVPISRFVVTPVVGWCGDATGQDDVEPGEVLHTLRLPVGGLLDPACRATVTIRGHGSAGFAVSGGWVWGFTGNLLDGVFDELGWTRPWDRGRRYRMSLAEARGETLPPLTADA is encoded by the coding sequence GTGGACCGGGATCAGGCGACGGCGCGCGCGGACCTCGACCGGCTCGTCGCACGGGCCGCCGCGGGTGGGCTCGGGCCCCCCGCCGAGGTGCACCGGTTCGACCCGCGGACGCAGGGCGACTACCGGCCCGCCGCGGTCCTCCTCCTCTTCACCCCGACGACGGCGCCCGGCTCCGGCTTCCCGGGTCTGGACCTGTTCCTCGTCCAGCGCTCGCCGCTGCTGCGCCACCACCCCGGCCAGATCGCCCTCCCGGGCGGCCGCGCCGACGCGCAGGACGCCGGCCCCGCGCAGACCGCGCTGCGCGAGGCGCACGAGGAGATCGGCCTCGCCGCCGACCGGGTCGAGGTCCTCGGGCTGCTGGCGCCGGTCGCCGTGCCGATCAGCCGGTTCGTCGTCACGCCCGTCGTCGGGTGGTGCGGCGACGCGACCGGGCAGGACGACGTCGAGCCCGGGGAGGTGCTCCACACCCTGCGCCTGCCCGTCGGCGGGCTGCTCGACCCCGCGTGCCGCGCGACCGTGACGATCCGCGGTCACGGCAGCGCGGGGTTCGCCGTGAGCGGCGGGTGGGTCTGGGGGTTCACCGGCAACCTGCTCGACGGAGTCTTCGACGAGCTCGGCTGGACGCGGCCGTGGGACCGCGGGCGCCGCTACCGGATGTCGCTCGCCGAGGCGCGCGGGGAGACCCTGCCCCCGCTCACCGCCGACGCCTGA
- a CDS encoding PQQ-dependent sugar dehydrogenase — protein sequence MASPSSDAFRRARTTTAGLLAVVVLAACGAGPDETPAPTPPATGTAATREPTAAPTASPSTAAPREPEVVATGLDVPWGLAFLPDGSALVTERRTARVLHLVPGEEPRELATVAGVDADDESGLLGIAVSPGFAGNGRVFVYLTTATDNRVLRMVLEGEELRPDVVVLEGIPRETYHSGGRIEFGPDGHLYVATGDAAQPSTSQDPDSLGGKILRVDEDGAPAPGNPQEGSPVWSLGHRNVQGLGWDADGRMFASEFGQDTWDELNAVEPGANYGWPQVEGDGGDARFTDPLVTWRPADASPSGLAVTDDAVWVAALRGESLWRVPLDGGEPTRLLEGEYGRLRTVAVAPDGRLWILTSNTFRGNPGPADDQVLAVDEAWLTGRPR from the coding sequence GTGGCAAGCCCGTCTTCTGACGCGTTCCGCAGGGCGAGGACGACGACGGCAGGGCTCCTCGCCGTCGTCGTCCTCGCCGCGTGCGGCGCCGGGCCGGACGAGACACCCGCGCCGACACCGCCCGCCACGGGGACGGCCGCGACGCGCGAGCCGACGGCCGCGCCCACGGCGAGCCCGAGCACCGCAGCGCCGCGGGAGCCGGAGGTCGTCGCCACCGGCCTCGACGTCCCCTGGGGCCTGGCCTTCCTGCCCGACGGCTCGGCGCTCGTCACCGAGCGGCGCACCGCCCGGGTGCTCCACCTCGTGCCCGGCGAGGAGCCGCGCGAGCTCGCCACAGTGGCCGGCGTCGACGCGGACGACGAGTCGGGCCTCCTCGGCATCGCCGTCTCCCCCGGCTTCGCCGGCAACGGCCGCGTCTTCGTCTACCTCACGACCGCCACCGACAACCGGGTGCTGCGCATGGTGCTCGAGGGTGAGGAGCTGCGGCCCGACGTCGTCGTCCTCGAGGGCATCCCGCGCGAGACCTACCACTCCGGTGGGCGGATCGAGTTCGGGCCGGACGGTCACCTCTACGTCGCGACCGGCGACGCCGCCCAGCCCTCGACGTCCCAGGACCCGGACTCGCTCGGGGGCAAGATCCTGCGGGTCGACGAGGACGGCGCGCCCGCGCCCGGGAACCCGCAGGAGGGCTCGCCCGTGTGGTCGCTCGGGCACCGCAACGTCCAGGGGCTGGGGTGGGACGCCGACGGTCGGATGTTCGCCTCGGAGTTCGGGCAGGACACGTGGGACGAGCTCAACGCCGTCGAGCCGGGCGCCAACTACGGGTGGCCGCAGGTCGAGGGTGACGGCGGCGACGCGCGGTTCACCGACCCGCTCGTCACCTGGCGCCCGGCCGACGCCTCCCCGAGCGGGCTCGCGGTGACCGACGACGCCGTCTGGGTCGCCGCCCTGCGCGGGGAGTCGCTGTGGCGGGTGCCGCTCGACGGCGGGGAGCCGACGCGGCTCCTCGAGGGCGAGTACGGCCGCCTGCGCACCGTCGCGGTGGCCCCGGACGGGCGGCTGTGGATCCTCACCTCCAACACCTTCCGCGGGAACCCCGGCCCGGCGGACGACCAGGTCCTCGCCGTCGACGAGGCGTGGCTCACCGGGCGGCCGCGGTGA
- a CDS encoding SDR family oxidoreductase, whose product MDIDTDAMKDFPRQSQQWPGRTDQLDPVPDHGETSYVGRGRLEGKRALITGGDSGIGRATAIAFAKEGADVAISYLEVEQDDAEETRRHVEAAGRRCVLVPTDQRTEEANIALARAAVEGLGGIDVLVNNSGFQMAQDSLADVSDAQLRQTFETNVFPVFWLTRALLEDLAPGSSVINCTSIQAFQPSDTLLDYASTKAAINNATVNLASDLGPKGIRVNAVAPGPIWTPLQPSTKPAESLESFGADTPLGRAGHPVEVAPAFVFLASDDASYVSGTVLGVTGGKPVF is encoded by the coding sequence ATGGACATCGACACCGACGCCATGAAGGACTTCCCCAGGCAGAGCCAGCAGTGGCCCGGCCGGACGGACCAGCTCGACCCGGTGCCCGACCACGGCGAGACGAGCTACGTCGGCCGCGGCCGCCTCGAGGGCAAGCGTGCCCTCATCACCGGCGGCGACTCCGGCATCGGCCGGGCGACGGCGATCGCCTTCGCCAAGGAGGGCGCCGACGTCGCGATCTCCTACCTCGAGGTTGAGCAGGACGACGCCGAGGAGACGCGCCGGCACGTCGAGGCCGCCGGGCGCCGCTGCGTGCTCGTCCCCACCGACCAGCGCACCGAGGAGGCGAACATCGCCCTCGCCCGGGCCGCCGTCGAGGGCCTCGGCGGGATCGACGTCCTGGTGAACAACTCGGGCTTCCAGATGGCGCAGGACTCCCTCGCCGACGTCAGCGACGCCCAGCTGCGCCAGACCTTCGAGACGAACGTCTTCCCCGTCTTCTGGCTGACCAGGGCGCTGCTCGAGGACCTGGCGCCCGGCTCGAGCGTCATCAACTGCACCTCGATCCAGGCCTTCCAGCCCTCCGACACCCTGCTGGACTACGCGTCGACCAAGGCGGCGATCAACAACGCCACCGTCAACCTCGCCTCCGACCTCGGCCCGAAGGGGATCCGCGTCAACGCGGTGGCGCCGGGCCCGATCTGGACCCCGCTGCAGCCGTCCACCAAGCCGGCCGAGTCGCTGGAGTCCTTCGGGGCGGACACCCCGCTCGGGCGGGCCGGGCACCCGGTCGAGGTCGCCCCGGCCTTCGTCTTCCTCGCCAGCGACGACGCGAGCTACGTCTCGGGCACGGTCCTCGGTGTCACCGGTGGCAAGCCCGTCTTCTGA
- a CDS encoding bifunctional GNAT family N-acetyltransferase/nucleoside triphosphate pyrophosphohydrolase family protein — translation MEPFTLHDGDLTLSVPTPEDVDRVTEVCQDPEVQRWTIVPSPYGRQDAVDFVDGFVAGGWARGDNFTWAMRRGGRLVGMVGVSRSAGSGEIGYWTAPEARGAGLTTRAVGLVLDAAFGPLGMERVEWRAHVGNWPSWRVVWRHGFRREGQVRGDGVHGAKRVDQWIGTLLRDDPREPATPWDGPDPVTGVVPADVTGRDPDALVRQFHEHFGVPVARDAPSVDRERVHLRMALVAEELAELVTAVYGETAGEAVAAGFTRAVAADDGARDTVAAADALADLVYVLYGMAQECGIPLPAVLAEVHAANLSKLGPDGAALLREDGKVLKGEAYRAPDVAAVLARAQR, via the coding sequence ATGGAGCCGTTCACCCTGCACGACGGGGACCTCACCCTCAGCGTCCCCACCCCCGAGGACGTCGACCGCGTGACCGAGGTCTGCCAGGACCCCGAGGTCCAGCGGTGGACCATCGTGCCCTCGCCCTACGGGCGCCAGGACGCGGTGGACTTCGTCGACGGGTTCGTCGCCGGCGGCTGGGCGCGGGGCGACAACTTCACGTGGGCGATGCGCCGCGGCGGGCGACTGGTCGGCATGGTGGGCGTCTCCCGCTCCGCGGGGAGCGGGGAGATCGGGTACTGGACCGCACCGGAGGCCCGCGGCGCCGGGCTGACCACCCGCGCCGTCGGGCTCGTGCTCGACGCCGCCTTCGGCCCGCTCGGGATGGAGCGCGTGGAGTGGCGCGCCCACGTGGGCAACTGGCCCTCCTGGCGGGTGGTGTGGCGCCACGGGTTCCGCCGCGAGGGGCAGGTCCGCGGGGACGGGGTGCACGGCGCAAAGCGCGTCGACCAGTGGATCGGCACGCTCCTGCGCGACGACCCGCGCGAGCCGGCGACCCCGTGGGACGGACCGGACCCGGTCACCGGCGTCGTGCCCGCAGACGTCACGGGCCGCGACCCCGACGCGCTCGTCCGGCAGTTCCACGAGCACTTCGGCGTGCCGGTCGCCCGCGACGCGCCCTCGGTGGACCGGGAGCGCGTCCACCTGCGCATGGCACTCGTGGCGGAGGAGCTCGCCGAGCTCGTCACGGCCGTGTACGGCGAGACGGCGGGGGAGGCGGTCGCCGCCGGCTTCACCCGCGCGGTGGCCGCCGACGACGGCGCGCGGGACACCGTCGCCGCCGCCGACGCGCTCGCCGACCTCGTTTACGTCCTGTACGGCATGGCCCAGGAGTGCGGAATCCCGCTGCCCGCCGTGCTCGCCGAGGTCCACGCGGCGAACCTCTCCAAGCTCGGCCCGGACGGCGCCGCGCTGCTCCGCGAGGACGGCAAGGTGCTCAAGGGCGAGGCGTACCGCGCCCCCGACGTCGCCGCCGTGCTCGCCCGCGCCCAGCGCTGA
- a CDS encoding M3 family metallopeptidase, with translation MTPDVPTLTADNPFAAPSTLPYELPDFAAIRHEHLRPAMLAGLAEQRAEWEAIATDPAAPDVANTLEALERSGGLLRRATAVLDTYTSSRADDALRALEAELAPLRSAHRDALYLDRRIFARLEALAEQDLDGETAWLLHTYRKDFVRAGVRLGDEKQEQLRSLNSRLTVLETEFAQRVVKALDAGALHLRDAERLTGLSEDTVAGLAQAATDRGTDGYLITLQLPSQQALLAQLTDRELRRELYTASVMRGTGVDAESDTRATLLEIARLRAERARLLGYEHHAAYVAEDGTAGTTAAVNEMLGRLAAPAVANAQAEATDLAEVHGGPIEAWDWSYLAEKVRQERFSIDDSVLRPYLELERVLRDGVFHAARRLYGITLTERPELAGYADGVRVWEVAEEDGTPLGLFVGDYYAREGKHGGAWMHNLVDQSHLLGQRPVVVNNLNLTRPAPGEPTLLTWDEVITAFHEFGHALHGLFSNVRYPSLSGANVPRDFVEYPSQVNEMWARDPEVLARYARHHETGEPLPEELLTALLGSAQYGEGFATTEYLGAALLDQAWHQVGPHDLPTSAEDVEDFSARALEQAGIAHPLVPPRYRSTYFNHTFGGGYDAGYYSYIWSEVLDADTVEWFSTDAPKEEDGRPGRAAGQRFREVLLSRGHSADPLDFYRELRGRDADIRPLLVRRGLTG, from the coding sequence ATGACTCCGGACGTCCCCACCCTGACCGCGGACAACCCCTTCGCGGCGCCCTCGACCCTGCCCTACGAGCTGCCCGACTTCGCCGCGATCCGGCACGAGCACCTGCGCCCGGCGATGCTCGCCGGCCTCGCCGAGCAGCGCGCCGAGTGGGAGGCCATCGCCACCGACCCGGCGGCACCGGACGTCGCCAACACCCTCGAGGCCCTCGAGCGCTCGGGTGGCCTGCTGCGCCGGGCGACCGCCGTCCTGGACACCTACACCTCCTCCCGCGCCGACGACGCGCTGCGTGCACTCGAGGCCGAGCTCGCCCCGCTCCGCTCGGCCCACCGCGACGCGCTCTACCTCGACCGGCGCATCTTCGCCCGGCTCGAGGCCCTCGCCGAGCAGGACCTCGACGGGGAGACCGCCTGGCTGCTGCACACCTACCGCAAGGACTTCGTCCGCGCGGGCGTCCGGCTGGGCGACGAGAAGCAGGAGCAGCTGCGCTCGCTCAACTCCCGCCTCACCGTGCTGGAGACCGAGTTCGCCCAGCGCGTGGTCAAGGCGCTCGACGCCGGCGCCCTCCACCTGCGCGACGCGGAGCGCCTCACCGGGCTGAGCGAGGACACCGTCGCCGGGCTCGCCCAGGCGGCGACCGACCGCGGCACCGACGGCTACCTCATCACCCTCCAGCTGCCCTCCCAGCAGGCGCTGCTCGCCCAGCTCACCGACCGGGAGCTGCGCCGCGAGCTGTACACCGCCTCGGTCATGCGGGGCACCGGCGTCGACGCCGAGAGCGACACCCGCGCCACCCTGCTCGAGATCGCCCGGCTGCGCGCCGAGCGCGCCCGGCTGCTCGGCTACGAGCACCACGCCGCCTACGTCGCCGAGGACGGCACGGCCGGCACGACGGCGGCCGTCAACGAGATGCTCGGCCGCCTCGCGGCGCCCGCCGTCGCCAACGCGCAGGCCGAGGCCACCGACCTCGCCGAGGTCCACGGCGGCCCGATCGAGGCCTGGGACTGGTCCTACCTCGCGGAGAAGGTGCGCCAGGAGCGCTTCAGCATCGACGACTCCGTGCTGCGCCCCTACCTCGAGCTCGAGCGGGTGCTGCGCGACGGGGTCTTCCACGCCGCTCGCCGCCTCTACGGCATCACGCTCACCGAGCGGCCCGAGCTCGCCGGGTACGCCGACGGCGTGCGCGTGTGGGAGGTCGCGGAGGAGGACGGCACCCCGCTCGGGCTGTTCGTCGGCGACTACTACGCGCGCGAGGGCAAGCACGGCGGCGCTTGGATGCACAACCTCGTCGACCAGTCCCACCTCCTGGGGCAGCGGCCGGTCGTCGTCAACAACCTCAACCTCACCCGGCCCGCGCCGGGCGAGCCGACCCTGCTCACCTGGGACGAGGTCATCACGGCCTTCCACGAGTTCGGCCACGCCCTGCACGGCCTGTTCTCGAACGTGCGATACCCGTCCCTGTCTGGGGCGAACGTGCCGCGCGACTTCGTCGAGTACCCCTCGCAGGTCAACGAGATGTGGGCGCGTGACCCGGAGGTCCTGGCCCGCTACGCCCGTCACCACGAGACGGGCGAGCCGCTGCCCGAGGAGCTGCTCACCGCCCTGCTCGGCTCGGCCCAGTACGGCGAGGGCTTCGCGACCACCGAGTACCTCGGCGCCGCGCTGCTGGACCAGGCGTGGCACCAGGTCGGGCCGCACGACCTGCCCACCTCGGCCGAGGACGTCGAGGACTTCTCCGCCCGCGCGCTGGAGCAGGCCGGGATCGCCCACCCGCTCGTGCCGCCGCGCTACCGCTCGACGTACTTCAACCACACCTTCGGCGGCGGCTACGACGCTGGCTACTACTCCTACATCTGGAGCGAGGTGCTCGACGCCGACACGGTCGAGTGGTTCTCCACCGATGCTCCGAAGGAGGAGGACGGGCGCCCCGGCCGCGCCGCCGGGCAGCGCTTCCGTGAGGTGCTCCTCTCGCGCGGGCACAGCGCCGACCCGCTGGACTTCTACCGGGAGCTGCGCGGCCGCGACGCCGACATCCGTCCGCTCCTCGTGCGGCGCGGTCTCACCGGCTGA
- a CDS encoding ABC1 kinase family protein, which translates to MAGQLQRYRQIAQVLARHGLHAVGVRAGLGRWLPHGSGALSGDDLRPELLVETFEELGTTFIKLGQLISTRPDLFPQAYCDAFARLTDGTAPVPFEEMDAAVREDFGASVDDLYAWFDRTALASASIGQAHRARLYDGRRVVVKIRKPGVVEEVHNDLEIMRNLAGHLARSSQALADVDVVGVVDEFSRSLRAELDYLGEARACEQFAHNLADTPGVHVPWVEWPLTTSRVLTMEELSGLRIDDAPALDAAGIDRPELAHRAVAVLMRMVFEDGFFHADPHAGNLFVEPDGTIGIIDFGMVGRVGKPMRRQLSRLILALYAQDTEALTTALIEIAPPRGGLDRGVLRTDVGRLTGWFDGRALADIQVDAVADELLGIVRRHRLALPPEVVRLLRMLVIVDGLGRRIDPGLDLTEVLHRYAGRLVAEQLRPREVAGRVRDATLMAAELGLDLPGYARRLLQRLDMGGVDVNIRASELEPLVDRLERTGDRVVAALVVAAMITGGTNVLVAYRDRLGRFAGPLVAGGGAGLTLGSAYLAWTSRPRRPRTPGA; encoded by the coding sequence ATGGCCGGGCAGCTCCAGCGGTATCGCCAGATCGCCCAGGTCCTCGCCCGCCACGGCTTGCACGCGGTCGGCGTGCGTGCCGGCCTGGGTCGCTGGCTCCCGCACGGCTCCGGCGCCCTCTCCGGTGACGACCTCCGTCCCGAGCTCCTCGTCGAGACCTTCGAGGAGCTCGGGACGACGTTCATCAAGCTCGGCCAGCTCATCTCCACCCGCCCCGACCTCTTCCCGCAGGCGTACTGCGACGCCTTCGCCCGGCTCACCGACGGCACGGCGCCCGTGCCCTTCGAGGAGATGGACGCTGCGGTGCGGGAGGACTTCGGCGCCTCGGTGGACGACCTCTACGCGTGGTTCGACCGCACCGCGCTCGCCAGCGCCTCGATCGGCCAGGCCCACCGGGCCCGGCTGTACGACGGGCGGCGGGTCGTGGTGAAGATCCGCAAGCCCGGGGTGGTCGAGGAGGTCCACAACGACCTCGAGATCATGCGCAACCTCGCCGGGCACCTGGCGCGCAGCAGCCAGGCCCTCGCCGACGTCGACGTCGTCGGCGTCGTGGACGAGTTCTCCCGGTCGCTGCGTGCCGAGCTCGACTACCTCGGTGAGGCGCGTGCCTGCGAGCAGTTCGCCCACAACCTCGCCGACACGCCCGGGGTCCACGTGCCGTGGGTCGAGTGGCCGCTCACCACCTCCCGGGTCCTCACCATGGAGGAGCTCTCGGGCCTGCGCATCGACGACGCCCCCGCCCTCGACGCGGCCGGTATCGACCGGCCCGAGCTCGCCCACCGGGCGGTCGCGGTGCTCATGCGGATGGTGTTCGAGGACGGCTTCTTCCACGCCGACCCGCACGCCGGCAACCTCTTCGTCGAGCCCGACGGGACCATCGGGATCATCGACTTCGGGATGGTCGGGCGGGTCGGCAAGCCCATGCGCCGCCAGCTCTCCCGGCTCATCCTCGCGCTCTACGCCCAGGACACCGAGGCGCTGACGACGGCGCTCATCGAGATCGCCCCGCCACGCGGCGGGCTGGACCGCGGCGTGCTGCGGACCGACGTCGGGCGTCTCACCGGGTGGTTCGACGGGCGGGCGCTGGCCGACATCCAGGTCGACGCCGTCGCCGACGAGCTGCTGGGGATCGTCCGCCGCCACCGGCTGGCGCTGCCGCCCGAGGTGGTCCGGCTGCTGCGGATGCTCGTGATCGTCGACGGCCTCGGGCGCCGCATCGACCCCGGCCTGGACCTCACCGAGGTGCTCCACCGCTACGCGGGGCGCCTCGTCGCCGAGCAGCTGCGCCCCCGGGAGGTGGCCGGACGCGTGCGGGACGCCACGCTCATGGCCGCCGAGCTCGGGCTCGACCTGCCGGGGTACGCCCGGCGCCTGCTCCAGCGCCTGGACATGGGCGGGGTCGACGTCAACATCCGCGCGAGCGAGCTGGAGCCGCTCGTCGACCGCCTCGAGCGCACCGGGGACCGGGTCGTCGCCGCCCTCGTCGTGGCGGCGATGATCACCGGGGGCACGAACGTCCTCGTCGCCTACCGTGACCGCCTCGGACGGTTCGCCGGGCCGCTGGTCGCCGGGGGCGGCGCCGGCCTCACCCTCGGCAGCGCCTATCTCGCGTGGACGAGCCGCCCGCGCCGGCCGCGCACCCCGGGGGCCTAG
- a CDS encoding M20/M25/M40 family metallo-hydrolase, translated as MSDSPSQPVPAPTDEVVEICRRLIRIDTSNYGDGSGPGERAAAEYVAELLTEVGWEPELVESEPGRASVVLRIEGTDRSRPALVLHGHTDVVPAQAEDWQVDPFGGEVRDGMIWGRGAVDMKDMDAMILAVVRDMARTGWRPARDVVVAFFADEEAGGAKGAGWLVDHRPDLFEGATEAISEVGGYSVEIDGRRVYLLQTAEKGLAWLRLLADGTAGHGSQVNTDNAVTRLAGAVARIGAHSWPLHLTGTVRQLLSGVADLTGTRFDPQDPEGIDRLVRALGPASKFVGATLRTGANPTQLSSGYKANVIPGSAEAAVDVRYLPGEEESVRATLTELAGPGVRIEAIHADVALEVPFEGDLVDRMVEAIDGEDPGAVVLPYMLSGGTDNKSLSRLGITGYGFAPLQLPPTLDFAGMFHGVDERVPVEALRFGVRVLERLLRTA; from the coding sequence ATGTCCGACTCCCCGTCCCAGCCCGTGCCCGCGCCCACCGACGAGGTCGTCGAGATCTGCCGCCGCCTCATCCGGATCGACACGTCGAACTACGGCGACGGCTCCGGGCCGGGGGAGCGGGCGGCCGCCGAGTACGTCGCCGAGCTCCTCACCGAGGTCGGCTGGGAGCCCGAGCTCGTCGAGTCCGAGCCCGGCCGCGCGTCGGTCGTCCTGCGCATCGAGGGCACCGACCGCTCGCGACCCGCGCTCGTGCTCCACGGCCACACCGACGTCGTCCCGGCGCAGGCCGAGGACTGGCAGGTCGACCCGTTCGGCGGCGAGGTCCGCGACGGCATGATCTGGGGCCGCGGGGCCGTGGACATGAAGGACATGGACGCGATGATCCTCGCGGTCGTGCGCGACATGGCCCGCACGGGCTGGCGGCCGGCGCGCGACGTCGTCGTCGCGTTCTTCGCCGACGAGGAGGCGGGCGGCGCGAAGGGCGCCGGGTGGCTCGTGGACCACCGGCCCGACCTCTTCGAGGGCGCGACCGAGGCGATCAGCGAGGTCGGCGGCTACTCGGTGGAGATCGACGGGCGGCGCGTCTACCTCCTGCAGACCGCGGAGAAGGGGCTCGCCTGGCTCCGGCTGCTCGCCGACGGCACGGCGGGGCACGGCTCGCAGGTGAACACCGACAACGCGGTGACCCGCCTCGCCGGCGCGGTCGCCCGGATCGGCGCGCACTCCTGGCCGCTCCACCTCACCGGCACCGTGCGCCAGCTGCTCTCCGGCGTCGCGGACCTCACCGGCACGAGGTTCGACCCGCAGGACCCGGAGGGCATCGACCGCCTCGTGCGCGCCCTCGGCCCGGCGTCGAAGTTCGTCGGCGCGACCCTGCGCACGGGTGCCAACCCCACCCAGCTGAGCTCCGGGTACAAGGCGAACGTCATCCCCGGCAGCGCCGAGGCGGCCGTGGACGTGCGCTACCTGCCGGGGGAGGAGGAGAGCGTGCGCGCCACGCTCACCGAGCTCGCCGGCCCGGGTGTGCGCATCGAGGCCATCCACGCCGACGTCGCGCTCGAGGTTCCCTTCGAGGGGGACCTCGTCGACCGCATGGTCGAGGCGATCGACGGCGAGGACCCGGGTGCCGTCGTCCTGCCCTACATGCTCTCCGGCGGCACCGACAACAAGTCGCTCTCGCGGCTCGGCATCACCGGATACGGCTTCGCGCCGCTCCAGCTGCCGCCCACGCTCGACTTCGCCGGCATGTTCCACGGCGTCGACGAGCGGGTGCCGGTCGAGGCGCTGCGCTTCGGGGTGCGTGTGCTGGAGCGCCTGTTGCGCACCGCCTGA